One window of Nymphaea colorata isolate Beijing-Zhang1983 chromosome 11, ASM883128v2, whole genome shotgun sequence genomic DNA carries:
- the LOC116263806 gene encoding inactive TPR repeat-containing thioredoxin TTL3 has translation MSAAETDAEACEPESSRYGCNIFRSVFGRRRTSSSRGPIAGGAGVSKEKGSHLSLSRRRKAGSDEASFLAQDPSGPTLSPSNALVQVMPGSNALATTNGNDNQRAVVPKSANMNQLVPRNPTTDLVQGRPPAAADGNSTLMRASSKVMVLGHLGNLRQAATPTYNDSDLHNHHKSNSGNSNNKNLRGQKANPAAYAAATAAAEAVLSPQRKKYGMMQDNSSSSNNNNNNNSVVQNNNSVDRAGGESQPGEAVGALSRALSKRLDPEELKEAGNEEYKNGRFAEALALYDRAIVLDPSRASYHSNKSAALIGLGRFLDAVSECKEAIRLEPTYTRAHHRLAILYFRLGVTDKSLFHYKQAGNETNPKEIRQVQALQTLLTKCTEARKSRDYQTLLKETAAAIDDGADAAPLLFASQAEALLRLHRHEEADKALSSGPQFAVEAATEFFGAASNACMLLIRAQVDLASGRFENAVSSAQLAATLDPSNKEIALFARKAQTVAATRLNGNELFKSSNFHEACAAYSEGLEHEPMNAILLCNRAACRSKLRQLEKAIEDCNASLKLRPNYSKARLRRADCNAKLGRWEASIKDYEALLKESPDDAELLQGLANAKQQLEKQAVATGEKPTEEDGSQEPDDLIVISNADDYREFVRSPAGLYVAFFCSKSSEPSQQILPFVQQLSKRHQSIHFLKVDIEESPVLAKWERVSSVPAFKIYKNGNKVKDIAGANQQLLESSVKFFSS, from the exons atGAGCGCTGCGGAGACAGATGCCGAAGCATGCGAACCGGAGTCGAGCCGTTATGGCTGCAACATCTTCAGGAGCGTCTTCGGACGGCGCCGGACGTCATCGAGTCGCGGTCCGATCGCCGGGGGCGCGGGTGTGTCGAAGGAAAAAGGGAGCCACCTGAGCCTCTCAAGACGCAGGAAAGCTGGTTCGGACGAGGCCTCTTTCCTTGCGCAGGATCCTTCGGGCCCGACCCTGTCTCCGTCCAACGCGTTGGTCCAAGTTATGCCTGGTTCCAATGCATTGGCCACCACCAACGGCAACGACAACCAGAGAGCCGTGGTGCCAAAGAGTGCCAACATGAACCAACTCGTGCCCCGGAATCCGACGACCGACCTTGTTCAGGGCAGGCCGCCTGCTGCCGCCGACGGGAACAGTACCCTGATGAGGGCATCGAGTAAAGTTATGGTACTGGGGCACCTTGGCAATCTCAGGCAAGCTGCAACACCTACATACAATGACTCTGATTTGCACAACCACCACAAGAGCAATAGTGGCAACAGCAACAACAAGAATCTGAGAGGGCAGAAGGCCAATCCTGCCGCCTATGCTGCCGCCACAGCCGCCGCTGAGGCAGTCTTGTCCCCGCAGAGAAAGAAGTATGGAATGATGCAggacaacagcagcagcagcaacaacaacaacaacaacaacagtgTAGTTCAGAACAATAATAGTGTGGACAGAGCTGGTGGAGAAAGTCAACCTGGTGAGGCCGTAGGAGCCCTGAGCAGGGCCCTGTCTAAGAGGCTCGATCCAGAGGAATTGAAAGAAGCAGGCAACGAAGAGTATAAAAATGGCAGATTTGCAGAAGCACTGGCATTGTATGATCGAGCTATCGTTCTTGATCCTAGCCGTGCTTCGTACCATAGCAACAAGAGCGCCGCACTTATAGGGCTCGGCCGGTTCCTTGATGCAGTTTCAGAGTGTAAGGAAGCAATCAGGCTTGAGCCCACGTATACCAGAGCCCATCATCGATTGGCCATTCTTTATTTCAG ACTTGGAGTCACAGATAAATCCCTCTTCCATTATAAACAAGCCGGAAATGAAACGAATCCGAAGGAAATCCGGCAGGTGCAGGCGTTACAGACCCTGCTGACAAAGTGCACCGAGGCAAGAAAGTCGAGAGACTATCAGACCCTGCTGAAGGAGACAGCTGCTGCCATTGATGATGGTGCCGATGCTGCTCCACTT TTGTTTGCATCTCAAGCAGAGGCATTGCTGAGACTTCACCGGCATGAAGAGGCAGACAAGGCGCTGAGCAGTGGCCCTCAGTTCGCAGTGGAGGCTGCCACCGAATTCTTTGGAGCTGCAAGCAATGCCTGCATGCTTCTCATCAGGGCACAGGTGGACTTGGCTTCAGGCAG GTTCGAGAATGCAGTTTCTAGCGCACAGCTTGCTGCTACCTTGGATCCAAGCAACAAGGAAATTGCTTTATTTGCAAGGAAGGCACAGACCGTGGCAGCGACTCGATTAAATGGGAATGAATTGTTCAAATCTTCAAACTTTCACGAAGCCTGTGCAGCCTATAGTGAAGGATTGGAGCATGAACCAATGAACGCCATTCTCTTGTGCAACCGAGCAGCCTGCAGATCCAAGCTTAGGCAGCTCGAAAAGGCAATCGAGGATTGTAATGCGTCGCTCAAGCTAAGACCAAACTACAGTAAAGCCCGCCTTCGGCGAGCAGACTGCAATGCTAAG TTAGGGAGATGGGAGGCATCAATCAAAGACTACGAGGCATTGCTGAAGGAATCCCCAGATGATGCTGAGTTACTTCAGGGTCTAGCAAACGCCAAGCAGCAGCTTGAGAAGCAGGCAGTAGCAACAGGGGAGAAGCCCACAGAAGAGGACGGTTCACAGGAACCAGACGACCTTATTGTTATCTCAAATGCAGATGATTACAGGGAGTTCGTCAGATCTCCCGCAG GCCTGTATGTGGCGTTCTTTTGCTCAAAATCAAGTGAACCATCTCAACAGATCTTGCCATTTGTACAACAGCTTTCCAAGAGGCACCAATCCATCCATTTTCTCAAG GTGGACATTGAGGAAAGCCCAGTCCTTGCCAAGTGGGAACGTGTTAGCTCAGTGCCAGCATTCAAGATATACAAGAACGGGAACAAAGTGAAAGACATTGCTGGAGCAAATCAGCAGCTGCTAGAGAGCTCTGTCAAATTCTTCAGCAGTTGA
- the LOC116264540 gene encoding pentatricopeptide repeat-containing protein At2g36240 isoform X1, which produces MLPVPLKRIAKCKGNHLQPSSLLKPSLSSPSEDHSLAQLSQLLKLHLKPTFSPKDLLSFLKKKLYHHPTLNCFDLHVFHWASGHEWFTHDHSTYEWTVKNLARTDRFMEIPQILDCMLAHPCPCSQGIFSCPHVETIFTFAINTFCKLHRLDEAMVLFSNMRKAIDGRPSVVVYNMLLSCMAKCRRHESAIEFYASMLRDKVKPDIFTFNILVSSYCRNSQFDSAIKLFKEMRTKGCVPNVVTFNTLIQGLFRDRKMKEGIGIAYEMVELGCGFTVVSLEILLGGLCREGMVMDACEILHEFSSKKGVLPQGYDCLCIVNALCLQKNVEKGMAIVGDLWSKGHAPSAVVCITLLEELRKLGKLDVACTLMERMFNEGILPDIITFNCLLQCLCDVGRASNANRLKILGSRKGMKVDASTLHILVRGFSHEGRGREGLLVLDEMLDKGFISDLAVYNRLQDGINKFFPCREQEGKFKRPLVEASSNI; this is translated from the exons ATGCTTCCTGTGCCTTTGAAAAGGATCGCCAAATGCAAGGGAAACCATCTACAaccatcctctcttctcaaacCATCATTGTCATCCCCATCAGAAGACCACTCACTTGCTCAACTCTCCCAGTTACTGAAACTCCACCTGAAGCCAACCTTTTCACCTAAGGACCTCctcagttttttgaaaaaaaagctCTACCACCATCCCACCCTCAACTGCTTTGATCTTCATGTCTTCCACTGGGCATCTGGGCATGAGTGGTTCACTCATGACCACTCCACCTATGAATGGACGGTCAAGAACTTAGCCCGCACAGATCGCTTCATGGAAATCCCTCAAATCCTTGACTGCATGCTTGCACACCCTTGCCCCTGCTCCCAAGGTATCTTCTCTTGTCCTCATGTTGAAACCATTTTCACATTTGCTATAAATACCTTTTGCAAGTTGCATAGGCTAGATGAAGCCATGGTTCTCTTCAGTAACATGAGGAAGGCGATTGATGGAAGGCCATCTGTGGTTGTCTATAACATGTTACTTAGTTGTATGGCAAAATGCAGGAGGCATGAAAGTGCCATCGAATTCTATGCTTCAATGCTACGAGATAAGGTGAAGCCTGACATCTTCACCTTCAACATTCTAGTAAGCAGCTACTGCAGGAACTCACAGTTTGATTCAGCAATTAAGCTGTTCAAGGAGATGAGGACCAAAGGATGTGTCCCCAATGTGGTTACTTTTAATACCTTGATACAAGGACTATTTCGAGACcggaaaatgaaagaaggaaTAGGGATTGCTTATGAAATGGTTGAGCTGGGTTGTGGTTTCACTGTTGTTTCTCTTGAGATATTGTTAGGTGGGCTCTGTAGAGAAGGAATGGTAATGGATGcttgtgaaattttgcatgAGTTCTCGTCAAAGAAGGGAGTTCTTCCTCAGGGGTATGATTGTCTCTGTATTGTCAATGCCCTTTGTCTTCAAAAGAATGTGGAAAAGGGGATGGCAATTGTGGGTGACTTGTGGAGCAAAGGTCATGCACCAAGTGCTGTTGTCTGCATCACCCTCTTAGAAGAGCTAAGGAAGTTGGGCAAGTTAGATGTAGCTTGCACCCTGATGGAAAGGATGTTCAATGAGGGGATTCTTCCAGACATTATAACCTTTAATTGTTTGCTGCAATGCTTATGTGATGTTGGTAGGGCCAGCAATGCTAACAGATTGAAGATATTGGGATCCAGGAAAGGCATGAAGGTAGATGCTAGCACACTTCATATATTGGTTCGTGGATTTTCTCATGAAGGTAGAGGTAGGGAAGGATTACTTGTACTTGACGAAATGCTGGACAAAGGGTTTATATCAGATCTTGCTGTGTATAACAGGCTGCAAGATGGAATTAATAAG TTTTTCCCTTGCAGGGAACAGGAAGGCAAATTTAAACGCCCTCTGGTGGAGGCATCCAGCAATATATGA
- the LOC116264540 gene encoding pentatricopeptide repeat-containing protein At2g36240 isoform X2, whose translation MLPVPLKRIAKCKGNHLQPSSLLKPSLSSPSEDHSLAQLSQLLKLHLKPTFSPKDLLSFLKKKLYHHPTLNCFDLHVFHWASGHEWFTHDHSTYEWTVKNLARTDRFMEIPQILDCMLAHPCPCSQGIFSCPHVETIFTFAINTFCKLHRLDEAMVLFSNMRKAIDGRPSVVVYNMLLSCMAKCRRHESAIEFYASMLRDKVKPDIFTFNILVSSYCRNSQFDSAIKLFKEMRTKGCVPNVVTFNTLIQGLFRDRKMKEGIGIAYEMVELGCGFTVVSLEILLGGLCREGMVMDACEILHEFSSKKGVLPQGYDCLCIVNALCLQKNVEKGMAIVGDLWSKGHAPSAVVCITLLEELRKLGKLDVACTLMERMFNEGILPDIITFNCLLQCLCDVGRASNANRLKILGSRKGMKVDASTLHILVRGFSHEGRGREGLLVLDEMLDKGFISDLAVYNRLQDGINKGTGRQI comes from the exons ATGCTTCCTGTGCCTTTGAAAAGGATCGCCAAATGCAAGGGAAACCATCTACAaccatcctctcttctcaaacCATCATTGTCATCCCCATCAGAAGACCACTCACTTGCTCAACTCTCCCAGTTACTGAAACTCCACCTGAAGCCAACCTTTTCACCTAAGGACCTCctcagttttttgaaaaaaaagctCTACCACCATCCCACCCTCAACTGCTTTGATCTTCATGTCTTCCACTGGGCATCTGGGCATGAGTGGTTCACTCATGACCACTCCACCTATGAATGGACGGTCAAGAACTTAGCCCGCACAGATCGCTTCATGGAAATCCCTCAAATCCTTGACTGCATGCTTGCACACCCTTGCCCCTGCTCCCAAGGTATCTTCTCTTGTCCTCATGTTGAAACCATTTTCACATTTGCTATAAATACCTTTTGCAAGTTGCATAGGCTAGATGAAGCCATGGTTCTCTTCAGTAACATGAGGAAGGCGATTGATGGAAGGCCATCTGTGGTTGTCTATAACATGTTACTTAGTTGTATGGCAAAATGCAGGAGGCATGAAAGTGCCATCGAATTCTATGCTTCAATGCTACGAGATAAGGTGAAGCCTGACATCTTCACCTTCAACATTCTAGTAAGCAGCTACTGCAGGAACTCACAGTTTGATTCAGCAATTAAGCTGTTCAAGGAGATGAGGACCAAAGGATGTGTCCCCAATGTGGTTACTTTTAATACCTTGATACAAGGACTATTTCGAGACcggaaaatgaaagaaggaaTAGGGATTGCTTATGAAATGGTTGAGCTGGGTTGTGGTTTCACTGTTGTTTCTCTTGAGATATTGTTAGGTGGGCTCTGTAGAGAAGGAATGGTAATGGATGcttgtgaaattttgcatgAGTTCTCGTCAAAGAAGGGAGTTCTTCCTCAGGGGTATGATTGTCTCTGTATTGTCAATGCCCTTTGTCTTCAAAAGAATGTGGAAAAGGGGATGGCAATTGTGGGTGACTTGTGGAGCAAAGGTCATGCACCAAGTGCTGTTGTCTGCATCACCCTCTTAGAAGAGCTAAGGAAGTTGGGCAAGTTAGATGTAGCTTGCACCCTGATGGAAAGGATGTTCAATGAGGGGATTCTTCCAGACATTATAACCTTTAATTGTTTGCTGCAATGCTTATGTGATGTTGGTAGGGCCAGCAATGCTAACAGATTGAAGATATTGGGATCCAGGAAAGGCATGAAGGTAGATGCTAGCACACTTCATATATTGGTTCGTGGATTTTCTCATGAAGGTAGAGGTAGGGAAGGATTACTTGTACTTGACGAAATGCTGGACAAAGGGTTTATATCAGATCTTGCTGTGTATAACAGGCTGCAAGATGGAATTAATAAG GGAACAGGAAGGCAAATTTAA
- the LOC116264343 gene encoding probable clathrin assembly protein At4g32285 translates to MAPSTIRQALGAVKDQTSIGLAKVSSNISPDLDVAIIKATSHDDDPADEKYIREIISFTAYSRAYVNACVSTISKRLGKTRDWIVALKGLMLVHRLLVDGDPSFQQEFLHATRRGTRLLNMSDFRDEAHSHSWDHSAFVRTYALYLDQRLEWLLFENKRSNARQNSRERSKRSDYYGEDYDNGHSYNDSGDRRERAEERSATTPLREVKMERIFARMHYMQQVLDRFLACRPTGAAKNSRLVLIALYPAVRESFQLYADICEILAVLLDRFFDMEYQDCVKAFEAYNSAAKQIDELGAFYNWCKDIGVARSSEYPHVQRITDKLLETLEEFMRDRSHRPKSPERPREEERAPAQTPPPPQEEEPIEEDMNSIKALPAPADFQPQPEEPPKKQETGDLLNLAEDVPSADDQGNRLALALFSGPPANKDTWEAFPSNSGQEVTSAWQTPLAEAGKADWELALVESASNLSKQKATLAGGFDPLLLDGMYDQGASRQVMSAYMSTGGSASSVALPNPDKLKTGLLALPAPTGTPVAEGLRDPFAASLTVPPPSYVQMADIEKKQQLLVQEQMIWQQYARDGMQGQVGLARVATTNPSLYMPYGMPPANGHGYGPYPYATAPY, encoded by the coding sequence atggccCCAAGCACCATCAGACAGGCACTGGGAGCTGTGAAAGATCAGACGAGCATTGGTCTAGCCAAAGTCTCGAGCAATATATCTCCTGATCTAGATGTTGCAATTATTAAGGCTACAAGTCATGATGATGATCCAGCTGATGAGAAATATATCCGGGAGATCATCAGTTTCACTGCATATTCAAGGGCATACGTCAATGCTTGTGTTTCAACTATCTCAAAGAGGCTGGGCAAGACCCGTGACTGGATTGTGGCTCTGAAGGGTCTTATGCTTGTTCACAGGCTTTTAGTCGATGGAGATCCTAGTTTTCAACAGGAATTCTTGCACGCAACGAGGCGAGGGACTCGTTTGCTCAACATGTCAGATTTCAGGGATGAGGCACATTCCCATTCTTGGGATCATTCGGCTTTTGTACGGACATATGCACTCTATCTGGACCAGCGACTGGAGTGGTTGTTGTTTGAGAATAAACGAAGCAATGCTCGTCAGAATAGTAGGGAGAGGAGCAAGAGGTCAGATTACTATGGAGAAGACTATGACAATGGCCATTCATATAATGATAGCGGAGATAGAAGAGAAAGGGCTGAGGAAAGAAGTGCGACTACTCCATTACGGGAGGTGAAAATGGAGAGGATTTTTGCAAGGATGCATTATATGCAGCAGGTTCTGGACCGCTTCTTAGCCTGTCGTCCAACTGGTGCAGCTAAGAACAGCAGGCTGGTCCTGATTGCTCTCTACCCAGCAGTAAGGGAGAGCTTTCAGCTCTATGCTGATATTTGTGAAATTCTAGCCGTCTTACTTGATCGTTTTTTTGATATGGAATATCAGGATTGTGTAAAAGCTTTTGAAGCTTATAATAGTGCTGCCAAACAGATTGATGAACTTGGTGCTTTCTACAACTGGTGCAAGGACATAGGGGTTGCAAGATCATCTGAATATCCTCATGTACAGAGGATCACGGATAAGCTTCTGGAGACATTGGAGGAATTTATGAGAGACAGATCCCACAGGCCCAAGAGTCCAGAGAGGCCACGTGAGGAGGAACGTGCTCCAGCACAAACACCCCCACCTCCTCAAGAGGAGGAACCTATTGAAGAGGATATGAACAGCATAAAGGCGCTTCCTGCACCTGCTGATTTTCAACCGCAACCAGAAGAACCTCCTAAGAAGCAGGAAACAGGGGACTTGCTGAATCTGGCAGAAGATGTACCTTCTGCTGATGATCAAGGAAATAGGCTTGCACTAGCTTTATTCTCTGGGCCACCTGCAAACAAAGATACATGGGAAGCATTTCCTTCTAATTCAGGACAAGAAGTCACGTCAGCATGGCAAACTCCTCTTGCAGAGGCTGGGAAGGCTGATTGGGAATTGGCATTGGTGGAGTCGGCCAGCAACCTTTCAAAGCAGAAGGCTACTCTTGCTGGTGGTTTCGATCCCTTGCTTTTGGATGGAATGTATGATCAAGGAGCAAGCAGGCAGGTGATGAGCGCCTATATGAGTACTGGTGGCAGTGCAAGCAGTGTGGCCTTGCCCAACCCCGACAAGCTCAAGACGGGGCTACTGGCACTGCCTGCTCCAACAGGCACCCCAGTTGCTGAGGGCCTTCGAGATCCCTTCGCAGCTTCCTTGACCGTGCCACCACCATCTTATGTGCAGATGGCTGACATCGAGAAGAAGCAGCAGCTGTTGGTTCAGGAGCAGATGATATGGCAACAATATGCAAGGGATGGCATGCAAGGCCAAGTTGGGCTGGCTAGGGTTGCTACAACAAATCCATCCTTGTACATGCCTTACGGGATGCCCCCTGCAAATGGTCACGGTTATGGGCCTTATCCTTATGCTACGGCACCTTATTAG
- the LOC116263705 gene encoding protein SAR DEFICIENT 1-like isoform X2 — protein sequence MAAKRLLENGETPEEKRPRESSSLANAIREAVTNMPVENFRRALEPLFRRVVQEELGRSIQQFERVNNRRNGRLQLQECIEAPKLSLKFKEKLALPIFTSTNIEAQSNNPLELVIIDNQTGNRAQLQGLPPSLKVEILVVDGDFPPGDRESWTAEEFNSNVVRRREGKRPLLAGDVSITLKDGVGLIKLLSLTDNSSWTRSRKFRLGARVVKDKNGGIRIGEALSEAFIVKDHRGESYKKHHPPSLNDEVWRLEKIGKDGAFHQRLAAENINNVQDFLKLSVMDQPRLRMILGGMSDKMWEVTLAHAKECNLGQKMYVHHDISQSVIVGLNSICEPLTVLFGGLRFPIDGLNEFEKAQVQEVVKDAHQNWHKVKEMDMWPNTNLLPSTSDFNKESAGDSLIPTTSSLQQGTILLEAPDADVGPSFRSNSRIEFQLQDSGNYFPIYNHRVQTPGSTYPSRNLEDQDQLPNFYGHLP from the exons ATGGCTGCAAAGAGGCTGCTGGAAAATGGAGAGACGCCGGAGGAGAAGAGACCAAGGGAGAGCAGTTCACTGGCAAA TGCTATCAGAGAAGCGGTGACGAACATGCCGGTGGAGAACTTTCGCAGAGCTTTGGAACCGTTGTTTCGGAGAGTG GTGCAAGAAGAGTTGGGGCGTAGCATTCAGCAGTTTGAACGTGTAAACAATAG AAGAAATGGAAGGCTGCAATTGCAGGAATGCATTGAAGCACCAAAATTGAGCTTGAAGTTTAAAGAAAAGTTGGCTCTTCCAATCTTCACAAGCACAAACATTGAAGCTCAAAGCAACAACCCTCTAGAGCTCGTGATCATAGACAACCAAACGGGGAACAGAGCGCAGCTGCAAGGCCTCCCACCGTCGTTGAAAGTTGAAATACTCGTGGTGGATGGGGATTTCCCTCCAGGCGACAGAGAAAGCTGGACAGCAGAGGAGTTCAACAGTAACGTGGTGCGGCGCCGTGAGGGGAAACGACCGCTGCTTGCTGGAGACGTTTCCATCACACTAAAGGATGGGGTTGGCTTGATCAAGCTGCTCTCGCTTACGGACAACTCAAGCTGGACTAGGAGCAGGAAGTTCAGGCTTGGAGCTAGAGTTGTGAAAGATAAGAATGGTGGGATTCGCATCGGTGAAGCTCTCTCGGAAGCCTTTATTGTCAAGGACCATCGTGGTGAAT CATATAAGAAGCATCATCCACCATCGCTGAACGACGAAGTATGGCGCTTGGAAAAGATCGGGAAAGATGGTGCGTTCCATCAAAGGCTGGCTGCTGAAAACATCAATAACGTCCAAGACTTTCTCAAGTTGTCAGTCATGGACCAACCACGCCTCAGAATG ATACTAGGAGGGATGTCTGACAAAATGTGGGAGGTGACACTGGCTCACGCAAAGGAGTGCAACTTGGGGCAGAAGATGTATGTCCACCATGACATAAGCCAGAGTGTGATTGTAGGCCTCAACTCCATCTGCGAACCATTAACAGTGCTTTTTGGCGGCTTGCGATTCCCTATTGATGGACTCAATGAGTTCGAGAAG GCACAAGTACAGGAGGTCGTGAAAGATGCCCATCAAAATTGGCATAAAGTGAAAGAGATGGACATGTGGCCCAACACTAATCTGTTACCCTCAACCA GTGATTTCAATAAAGAATCAGCAGGCGACTCGCTTATTCCTACAACATCAAGCCTACAACAAGGCACCATTTTGCTTGAAGCACCTGACGCAGATGTGGGGCCGTCCTTCAGATCAAACAGCAGAATAGAATTCCAACTTCAAGATTCTGGGAATTACTTTCCTATCTATAATCATCGTGTTCAGACTCCAGGCTCAACTTACCCTAGCAGAAATTTGGAAGATCAGGACCAGTTGCCAAACTTCTACGGCCACCTGCCATGA
- the LOC116263705 gene encoding protein SAR DEFICIENT 1-like isoform X1 encodes MAAKRLLENGETPEEKRPRESSSLANAIREAVTNMPVENFRRALEPLFRRVVQEELGRSIQQFERVNNSRRNGRLQLQECIEAPKLSLKFKEKLALPIFTSTNIEAQSNNPLELVIIDNQTGNRAQLQGLPPSLKVEILVVDGDFPPGDRESWTAEEFNSNVVRRREGKRPLLAGDVSITLKDGVGLIKLLSLTDNSSWTRSRKFRLGARVVKDKNGGIRIGEALSEAFIVKDHRGESYKKHHPPSLNDEVWRLEKIGKDGAFHQRLAAENINNVQDFLKLSVMDQPRLRMILGGMSDKMWEVTLAHAKECNLGQKMYVHHDISQSVIVGLNSICEPLTVLFGGLRFPIDGLNEFEKAQVQEVVKDAHQNWHKVKEMDMWPNTNLLPSTSDFNKESAGDSLIPTTSSLQQGTILLEAPDADVGPSFRSNSRIEFQLQDSGNYFPIYNHRVQTPGSTYPSRNLEDQDQLPNFYGHLP; translated from the exons ATGGCTGCAAAGAGGCTGCTGGAAAATGGAGAGACGCCGGAGGAGAAGAGACCAAGGGAGAGCAGTTCACTGGCAAA TGCTATCAGAGAAGCGGTGACGAACATGCCGGTGGAGAACTTTCGCAGAGCTTTGGAACCGTTGTTTCGGAGAGTG GTGCAAGAAGAGTTGGGGCGTAGCATTCAGCAGTTTGAACGTGTAAACAATAG tAGAAGAAATGGAAGGCTGCAATTGCAGGAATGCATTGAAGCACCAAAATTGAGCTTGAAGTTTAAAGAAAAGTTGGCTCTTCCAATCTTCACAAGCACAAACATTGAAGCTCAAAGCAACAACCCTCTAGAGCTCGTGATCATAGACAACCAAACGGGGAACAGAGCGCAGCTGCAAGGCCTCCCACCGTCGTTGAAAGTTGAAATACTCGTGGTGGATGGGGATTTCCCTCCAGGCGACAGAGAAAGCTGGACAGCAGAGGAGTTCAACAGTAACGTGGTGCGGCGCCGTGAGGGGAAACGACCGCTGCTTGCTGGAGACGTTTCCATCACACTAAAGGATGGGGTTGGCTTGATCAAGCTGCTCTCGCTTACGGACAACTCAAGCTGGACTAGGAGCAGGAAGTTCAGGCTTGGAGCTAGAGTTGTGAAAGATAAGAATGGTGGGATTCGCATCGGTGAAGCTCTCTCGGAAGCCTTTATTGTCAAGGACCATCGTGGTGAAT CATATAAGAAGCATCATCCACCATCGCTGAACGACGAAGTATGGCGCTTGGAAAAGATCGGGAAAGATGGTGCGTTCCATCAAAGGCTGGCTGCTGAAAACATCAATAACGTCCAAGACTTTCTCAAGTTGTCAGTCATGGACCAACCACGCCTCAGAATG ATACTAGGAGGGATGTCTGACAAAATGTGGGAGGTGACACTGGCTCACGCAAAGGAGTGCAACTTGGGGCAGAAGATGTATGTCCACCATGACATAAGCCAGAGTGTGATTGTAGGCCTCAACTCCATCTGCGAACCATTAACAGTGCTTTTTGGCGGCTTGCGATTCCCTATTGATGGACTCAATGAGTTCGAGAAG GCACAAGTACAGGAGGTCGTGAAAGATGCCCATCAAAATTGGCATAAAGTGAAAGAGATGGACATGTGGCCCAACACTAATCTGTTACCCTCAACCA GTGATTTCAATAAAGAATCAGCAGGCGACTCGCTTATTCCTACAACATCAAGCCTACAACAAGGCACCATTTTGCTTGAAGCACCTGACGCAGATGTGGGGCCGTCCTTCAGATCAAACAGCAGAATAGAATTCCAACTTCAAGATTCTGGGAATTACTTTCCTATCTATAATCATCGTGTTCAGACTCCAGGCTCAACTTACCCTAGCAGAAATTTGGAAGATCAGGACCAGTTGCCAAACTTCTACGGCCACCTGCCATGA